In Brassica rapa cultivar Chiifu-401-42 chromosome A06, CAAS_Brap_v3.01, whole genome shotgun sequence, a single window of DNA contains:
- the LOC103873482 gene encoding uncharacterized protein LOC103873482, whose protein sequence is MEIFGKSPVVGSANVIYLSAILGRDGPNPCHKCDWKCENENVCGNMYRCKLTGLNHVCDKNCNQRILYDNHNSLCRASGRIFPLSPAEEQAVKGVRRKLDDKSQPSESCVKRRRRDAQFHSSPFERSFAAVSPICSQAGDGMELN, encoded by the coding sequence atggAGATATTTGGAAAATCACCCGTGGTTGGTTCGGCCAATGTTATCTACTTGTCTGCGATACTAGGTCGCGATGGGCCCAACCCATGTCACAAATGTGACTGGAAATGCGAGAACGAAAATGTGTGTGGAAATATGTACCGTTGCAAGCTAACCGGGTTGAACCATGTCTGTGACAAGAACTGCAACCAACGGATCCTGTATGATAACCACAACTCTTTGTGCCGAGCAAGTGGCCGGATTTTCCCACTCTCACCGGCTGAGGAACAGGCGGTTAAAGGAGTCCGGAGGAAGCTCGATGATAAGAGTCAACCCTCTGAAAGCTGTGTCAAGCGTCGCCGACGTGACGCTCAGTTTCATTCTTCTCCTTTCGAGAGGTCTTTTGCTGCCGTGAGCCCAATTTGCAGCCAGGCTGGAGATGGAATGGAGTTGAATTAG